One Leucoraja erinacea ecotype New England chromosome 5, Leri_hhj_1, whole genome shotgun sequence DNA segment encodes these proteins:
- the LOC129697470 gene encoding nuclear receptor subfamily 0 group B member 2-like yields MACVSQSVSFDRCFCGQGSHSSILYSILNKDYPKETSCWHYRHHHRLSAFGCSCEFRRKVVLKTPELTCRVASEVLLKTLNFIKNLPSFCQLPEEDQVLLVQNCWAPLFVLGLAQERVDFEVVEAVPPSLLRRILLNQKAMDGQNQETDLNSPTLAEVQRVKLFLLKFWSMDINTKEYAYLKGITLFNPDVSSLRIPHYILALQQEAQQTLNEFIGMMYNGDQMRFAQILLTLSALRTVSTTSITELFFRPVLGKVNMNELLLEMLCAKLN; encoded by the exons atggcttGTGTATCCCAATCAGTAAGTTTTGATAGATGTTTTTGCGGACAGGGATCGCATAGCAGTATACTCTACAGTATTCTCAACAAAGATTATCCCAAGGAAACAAGTTGCTGGCATTATCGGCATCACCATCGGCTTTCAGCTTTCGGCTGCTCCTGTGAATTCAGAAGAAAAGTGGTTCTCAAAACACCAGAGCTCACTTGTAGAGTGGCCTCGGAAGTGCTGCTGAAGACACTGAATTTTATTAAGAACTTGCCCTCCTTTTGTCAGCTGCCTGAGGAAGATCAGGTCTTGCTGGTGCAGAATTGCTGGGCTCCACTCTTTGTCTTGGGCTTAGCTCAGGAAAGGGTGGACTTTGAGGTGGTTGAAGCCGTGCCACCCAGCCTGCTGAGAAGGATTCTCTTAAACCAGAAGGCAATGGACGGCCAGAATCAGGAGACAGACCTGAACAGTCCAACTCTAGCAGAAGTTCAAAGAGTTAAGTTATTTCTTCTGAAGTTCTGGAGCATGGACATCAACACCAAAGAGTACGCATATCTCAAAGGCATCACTCTGTTCAACCCAG ACGTCTCTAGTTTAAGAATACCTCATTACATACTCGCCTTGCAACAAGAAGCCCAGCAAACGCTGAACGAATTCATCGGCATGATGTACAATGGAGATCAGATGAGGTTCGCTCAAATTCTATTGACCCTCTCCGCTCTCCGGACAGTCAGCACGACTTCTATCACTGAACTATTTTTCAGACCTGTCCTGGGCAAAGTGAACATGAATGAGTTGCTTCTGGAGATGCTCTGTGCAAAGCTGAATTAA